In Lathamus discolor isolate bLatDis1 chromosome 1, bLatDis1.hap1, whole genome shotgun sequence, the following are encoded in one genomic region:
- the FBXW7 gene encoding F-box/WD repeat-containing protein 7 isoform X3, with amino-acid sequence MKEQQSSKMKRKLDHGSEVRSFSLGKKPCKVSEYTSTTGLVPCSATPTTFGDLRAANGQGQQRRRITSVQPPTGLQEWLKMFQSWSGPEKLLALDELIDSCEPTQVKHMMQVIEPQFQRDFISLLPKELALYVLSFLEPRDLLQAAQTCRYWRILAEDNLLWREKCKEEGIDEPLHIKRRKVIKPGFIHSPWKSAYIRQHRIDTNWRRGELKSPKVLKGHDDHVITCLQFCGNRIVSGSDDNTLKVWSAVTGKCLRTLVGHTGGVWSSQMRDNIIISGSTDRTLKVWNAETGECIHTLYGHTSTVRCMHLHEKRVVSGSRDATLRVWDIETGQCLHVLMGHVAAVRCVQYDGRRVVSGAYDFMVKVWDPETETCLHTLQGHTNRVYSLQFDGIHVVSGSLDTSIRVWDVETGNCIHTLTGHQSLTSGMELKDNILVSGNADSTVKIWDIKTGQCLQTLQGPNKHQSAVTCLQFNKNFVITSSDDGTVKLWDLKTGEFIRNLVTLESGGSGGVVWRIRASNTKLVCAVGSRNGTEETKLLVLDFDVDMK; translated from the exons ATGAAGAGAAAGTTGGACCATGGCTCCGAGGTCCGGTCTTTCTCTCTGGGAAAGAAACCCTGCAAAGTCTCAGAATACACAAG TACTACGGGGCTGGTGCCATGCTCTGCCACACCTACTACTTTTGGGGACCTGAGGGCAGCCAATGGCCAGGGGCAGCAGCGTCGACGCATTACATCTGTGCAGCCACCGACGGGCCTTCAGGAATGGCTGAAAATGTTTCAG agctggagtggaccAGAGAAATTACTTGCTTTAGATGAACTCATTGATAGTTGTGAACCAACACAAGTAAAACACATGATGCAAGTGATAGAGCCCCAGTTTCAAAGAGACTTCATTTCCTTGCTCCCAAAAGAG CTGGCACTGTATGTGCTGTCATTCCTGGAACCCAGGGACCTTCTGCAGGCAGCCCAGACATGTCGTTACTGGAGAATTCTGGCTGAAGATAATCTTCTCTGGAGAGAGAAATGCAAAGAGGAGG gTATTGATGAACCGTTACATATCAAGAGGAGGAAAGTAATAAAACCAGGCTTCATACACAGTCCATGGAAAAGCGCCTACATTAGACAGCACAGGATTGATACCAACTGGCGGCGAGGGGAACTTAAATCCCCTAAG GTGCTCAAGGGCCACGATGACCACGTGATCACATGCCTTCAGTTCTGCGGGAACCGAATAGTGAGCGGCTCTGACGACAACACGCTGAAAGTGTGGTCAGCGGTCACAGGCAAG TGTTTGAGAACGCTGGTTGGGCACACAGGCGGAGTCTGGTCATCACAGATGAGGGACAATATCATCATCAGTGGATCTACAGACCGAACGCTGAAAGTCTGGAATGCTGAGACTGGAGAATGCATACACACCTTATACGGACACACCTCCACTGTGCGCTGCATGCATCTTCATGAGAAAAG AGTGGTCAGTGGGTCTCGAGATGCTACCCTGAGAGTTTGGGACATAGAGACGGGCCAGTGTTTACACGTTCTGATGGGCCACGTAGCTGCAGTTCGGTGCGTTCAGTATGATGGCAGAAGGGTTGTAAGTGGTGCATATGATTTTATGGTCAAAGTGTGGGATCCAGAGACAGAGACCTGTCTGCACACACTGCAAGGGCATACTAACAGAGTCTACTCATTACAG TTCGATGGTATCCATGTGGTGAGTGGATCTCTTGATACTTCCATCCGAGTTTGGGATGTGGAGACAGGCAACTGCATTCACACGCTAACAGGCCACCAGTCTCTCACAAGTGGAATGGAACTCAAGGACAATATACTCGTGTCTGGGAATGCCGATTCTACAGTCAAAATCTGGGACATTAAAACAGGACAATGTTTACAGACATTGCAAG GTCCCAACAAGCATCAGAGTGCTGTGACCTGTTTACAGTTCAACAAGAACTTTGTAATTACCAGCTCCGATGATGGGACTGTAAAACTTTGGGACTTGAAAACGGGTGAATTTATCCGAAATCTAGTCACATTGGAGAGCGGGGGAAGTGGAGGCGTCGTGTGGCGGATCAGAGCTTCTAACACAAAGCTGGTGTGTGCG
- the FBXW7 gene encoding F-box/WD repeat-containing protein 7 isoform X2, with protein MSAREAVTYLPEKGLYCQRLPGRRARGAPQPRKGKRADTMGFYGTLKMIFYKMKRKLDHGSEVRSFSLGKKPCKVSEYTSTTGLVPCSATPTTFGDLRAANGQGQQRRRITSVQPPTGLQEWLKMFQSWSGPEKLLALDELIDSCEPTQVKHMMQVIEPQFQRDFISLLPKELALYVLSFLEPRDLLQAAQTCRYWRILAEDNLLWREKCKEEGIDEPLHIKRRKVIKPGFIHSPWKSAYIRQHRIDTNWRRGELKSPKVLKGHDDHVITCLQFCGNRIVSGSDDNTLKVWSAVTGKCLRTLVGHTGGVWSSQMRDNIIISGSTDRTLKVWNAETGECIHTLYGHTSTVRCMHLHEKRVVSGSRDATLRVWDIETGQCLHVLMGHVAAVRCVQYDGRRVVSGAYDFMVKVWDPETETCLHTLQGHTNRVYSLQFDGIHVVSGSLDTSIRVWDVETGNCIHTLTGHQSLTSGMELKDNILVSGNADSTVKIWDIKTGQCLQTLQGPNKHQSAVTCLQFNKNFVITSSDDGTVKLWDLKTGEFIRNLVTLESGGSGGVVWRIRASNTKLVCAVGSRNGTEETKLLVLDFDVDMK; from the exons ATGTCGGCGCGGGAGGCGGTGACCTACCTGCCGGAGAAGGGGCTGTACTGCCAGCGCCTGCCCGGCCGCCGGGCCCGCGGCGCACCGCAGCCGCGCAAGGGGAAGCGCGCCGACACCATGGGCTTCTACGGCACCCTCAAGATGATCTTCTACAAA ATGAAGAGAAAGTTGGACCATGGCTCCGAGGTCCGGTCTTTCTCTCTGGGAAAGAAACCCTGCAAAGTCTCAGAATACACAAG TACTACGGGGCTGGTGCCATGCTCTGCCACACCTACTACTTTTGGGGACCTGAGGGCAGCCAATGGCCAGGGGCAGCAGCGTCGACGCATTACATCTGTGCAGCCACCGACGGGCCTTCAGGAATGGCTGAAAATGTTTCAG agctggagtggaccAGAGAAATTACTTGCTTTAGATGAACTCATTGATAGTTGTGAACCAACACAAGTAAAACACATGATGCAAGTGATAGAGCCCCAGTTTCAAAGAGACTTCATTTCCTTGCTCCCAAAAGAG CTGGCACTGTATGTGCTGTCATTCCTGGAACCCAGGGACCTTCTGCAGGCAGCCCAGACATGTCGTTACTGGAGAATTCTGGCTGAAGATAATCTTCTCTGGAGAGAGAAATGCAAAGAGGAGG gTATTGATGAACCGTTACATATCAAGAGGAGGAAAGTAATAAAACCAGGCTTCATACACAGTCCATGGAAAAGCGCCTACATTAGACAGCACAGGATTGATACCAACTGGCGGCGAGGGGAACTTAAATCCCCTAAG GTGCTCAAGGGCCACGATGACCACGTGATCACATGCCTTCAGTTCTGCGGGAACCGAATAGTGAGCGGCTCTGACGACAACACGCTGAAAGTGTGGTCAGCGGTCACAGGCAAG TGTTTGAGAACGCTGGTTGGGCACACAGGCGGAGTCTGGTCATCACAGATGAGGGACAATATCATCATCAGTGGATCTACAGACCGAACGCTGAAAGTCTGGAATGCTGAGACTGGAGAATGCATACACACCTTATACGGACACACCTCCACTGTGCGCTGCATGCATCTTCATGAGAAAAG AGTGGTCAGTGGGTCTCGAGATGCTACCCTGAGAGTTTGGGACATAGAGACGGGCCAGTGTTTACACGTTCTGATGGGCCACGTAGCTGCAGTTCGGTGCGTTCAGTATGATGGCAGAAGGGTTGTAAGTGGTGCATATGATTTTATGGTCAAAGTGTGGGATCCAGAGACAGAGACCTGTCTGCACACACTGCAAGGGCATACTAACAGAGTCTACTCATTACAG TTCGATGGTATCCATGTGGTGAGTGGATCTCTTGATACTTCCATCCGAGTTTGGGATGTGGAGACAGGCAACTGCATTCACACGCTAACAGGCCACCAGTCTCTCACAAGTGGAATGGAACTCAAGGACAATATACTCGTGTCTGGGAATGCCGATTCTACAGTCAAAATCTGGGACATTAAAACAGGACAATGTTTACAGACATTGCAAG GTCCCAACAAGCATCAGAGTGCTGTGACCTGTTTACAGTTCAACAAGAACTTTGTAATTACCAGCTCCGATGATGGGACTGTAAAACTTTGGGACTTGAAAACGGGTGAATTTATCCGAAATCTAGTCACATTGGAGAGCGGGGGAAGTGGAGGCGTCGTGTGGCGGATCAGAGCTTCTAACACAAAGCTGGTGTGTGCG